From a single Pseudalkalibacillus hwajinpoensis genomic region:
- a CDS encoding lipoate--protein ligase translates to MLYIDNENIMDAGINLAIEEYILKELDPEETYLLFYSMNPTVIVGKNQNTIEQIDTNYIRENEVDVIRRLSGGGAVYNDQGNLSFSIITKDDGNSFHNYKKFTDPVVKALGKLGVDAELSGRNDLLVNGKKISGNAQFSTKGRMYSHGTLMFNVNLENVVRALKVNKEKIESKGIKSIRSRVTNISEHMDQEMTREEFKQTLLHYIFEGEDRIPSYTLTEEDWSAIHRIAKERYKNWDWNYGRSPRFNVQHSKRFPIGSIDVRLEVKKGYINEATIFGDFFGVGDVNEIEERLSGVRYEPGSLEEALSDINVAHYFGNITKEEFINLLY, encoded by the coding sequence ATGCTTTATATCGATAATGAGAACATTATGGACGCAGGGATTAACCTTGCAATTGAGGAATATATTCTTAAAGAACTTGATCCAGAAGAAACCTATCTATTATTTTACTCCATGAATCCTACCGTCATTGTAGGGAAAAACCAGAATACGATTGAACAAATTGATACGAATTATATTCGTGAAAATGAAGTAGATGTTATTCGGCGTCTATCAGGTGGAGGCGCTGTTTACAATGATCAGGGTAACTTGAGCTTTAGCATTATTACAAAAGACGATGGAAATAGCTTTCATAATTATAAGAAGTTTACCGATCCAGTTGTAAAGGCACTTGGAAAGTTAGGAGTAGACGCAGAGCTTAGCGGGCGAAATGACCTTCTCGTTAATGGTAAAAAGATTTCTGGTAATGCACAGTTTTCTACAAAAGGAAGAATGTATAGCCACGGCACGCTCATGTTTAATGTCAATTTAGAAAATGTCGTGAGAGCACTTAAAGTAAACAAAGAGAAAATTGAGTCAAAGGGTATTAAGTCGATTCGAAGCAGAGTTACAAATATCAGTGAGCATATGGATCAGGAAATGACACGGGAGGAATTTAAACAAACGCTTCTTCATTATATTTTTGAAGGAGAGGATCGCATTCCTTCGTATACATTAACAGAAGAAGATTGGTCTGCTATTCATAGAATTGCAAAGGAACGTTATAAAAATTGGGACTGGAACTATGGCCGTTCACCCAGGTTTAATGTTCAGCATTCAAAACGTTTTCCGATTGGTTCAATTGATGTTCGCCTTGAGGTGAAGAAAGGGTATATTAACGAGGCCACCATTTTTGGAGACTTTTTTGGAGTTGGTGATGTAAACGAAATTGAAGAACGTCTATCAGGTGTTCGCTACGAACCTGGCTCGCTTGAAGAAGCACTTTCTGATATCAATGTTGCACATTACTTTGGTAACATAACAAAAGAAGAATTTATTAATCTTCTCTATTAA
- a CDS encoding MBL fold metallo-hydrolase, whose amino-acid sequence MKVTILGPWGGYPKAGEASAGYLVQHDRCNLLIDCGSGVLSQLQHYLRVEDLDGVVISHYHPDHIADTGVLYHGRLIQSKINAELPVLPIYSHPYDEAAFQSLDHKPYTEARSYREEDQLEIGPFTITFLKTKHPVTCYAMRITDGEHVMVFTADSSYIKEFETFSKGADLLISECNLYSDMDGSGMGHMNSTDAATIAQAASVSTLILTHLPHFGDLSELEKDAKKHFDGEVKLASTGLVWESVE is encoded by the coding sequence TTGAAGGTAACAATTCTTGGACCTTGGGGAGGTTATCCTAAAGCAGGGGAAGCAAGTGCTGGATATCTCGTCCAACATGATAGGTGCAATTTACTTATTGATTGCGGAAGCGGTGTTTTATCGCAGCTTCAGCATTATCTTCGAGTCGAAGATCTTGATGGTGTTGTGATTAGTCACTATCATCCAGATCATATTGCGGATACAGGCGTGCTGTACCACGGACGACTGATTCAGTCCAAAATCAACGCAGAGCTTCCTGTTCTACCGATTTACAGTCACCCCTACGATGAAGCTGCCTTTCAAAGCCTTGATCATAAGCCTTACACGGAAGCAAGGTCTTACAGAGAAGAAGACCAGCTCGAGATAGGGCCCTTTACGATCACCTTTCTAAAAACGAAGCATCCTGTAACATGTTATGCGATGAGGATTACTGATGGAGAGCATGTGATGGTCTTTACAGCTGATTCCAGTTATATAAAAGAGTTTGAAACATTCTCAAAAGGTGCGGACCTCCTTATTTCGGAGTGTAATCTTTACAGTGACATGGACGGTTCAGGAATGGGTCATATGAATAGCACGGATGCGGCAACAATCGCTCAAGCAGCTAGCGTATCAACCTTGATCTTAACTCATCTCCCTCATTTTGGAGACCTTTCAGAGCTAGAAAAAGACGCAAAAAAGCATTTTGATGGAGAGGTTAAACTGGCTTCGACAGGGCTAGTTTGGGAATCCGTAGAGTAA
- a CDS encoding sugar-binding transcriptional regulator has translation MDKDKLAKVVEAARLYYQLDYSQQEIAKKLSVSRPTVSRLLKQAKAEGVVEITIHDPSQDVDLLAAELAKAYSLLDAKVAIVPQFDDAIVKKHIGKVAAAYMNATIQDHDLIGVSWGTTLNEIGKNLRHKLLKNVSVVQLNGGISYSETNTYAYEVIQMLSRAFHATSHFLPVPAIVDHLLVKQTMEKDRHIRKVLDMGMNANIALFSVGIPTNDSVIVQADYVSKKELETIHSKSVGEICSRFFDEKGKLIHKELNDRTIGIDLEELSRKEKSILAAGGPNKVDAVYGALQGGYANILVTDHYTARALLEKKKQGSETF, from the coding sequence ATGGATAAAGATAAACTCGCAAAAGTAGTAGAAGCAGCCCGCTTGTATTATCAGTTGGATTACAGTCAACAGGAGATCGCAAAGAAGCTTTCTGTTTCGAGACCAACTGTTTCCAGATTACTAAAGCAGGCGAAAGCGGAAGGTGTAGTCGAGATCACCATTCACGACCCCTCACAAGATGTTGATTTACTCGCTGCAGAACTCGCCAAAGCGTATAGTCTTCTTGATGCGAAAGTAGCGATTGTCCCTCAATTTGACGATGCTATTGTGAAGAAACATATTGGAAAAGTAGCGGCGGCTTATATGAACGCTACTATTCAAGATCATGATTTAATTGGTGTTTCATGGGGGACCACGCTAAATGAAATTGGAAAAAACTTGCGCCATAAGCTTTTGAAAAATGTTTCAGTGGTGCAGTTAAATGGTGGGATCAGCTATTCGGAAACAAATACGTATGCGTACGAAGTGATCCAGATGCTGAGTCGCGCTTTTCACGCGACAAGTCATTTTTTGCCAGTTCCGGCGATTGTGGATCATCTTCTAGTTAAGCAAACAATGGAGAAGGACAGACATATTCGTAAAGTGCTGGATATGGGAATGAATGCAAATATCGCCCTTTTTAGTGTAGGCATTCCAACAAACGATTCTGTCATTGTTCAAGCCGATTATGTTTCTAAAAAAGAACTGGAGACGATCCATTCTAAATCGGTTGGTGAAATTTGTTCACGCTTTTTTGATGAAAAGGGAAAGCTTATTCATAAAGAGCTCAATGACCGGACGATCGGGATTGACCTTGAAGAATTGTCTCGAAAAGAAAAATCGATTCTGGCTGCGGGTGGTCCAAATAAGGTGGACGCAGTATATGGTGCGCTTCAGGGCGGGTATGCGAATATTCTTGTAACAGATCACTATACCGCGCGCGCTCTATTAGAAAAGAAGAAACAGGGGAGTGAAACGTTTTGA
- the tkt gene encoding transketolase has protein sequence MTTTQMDSLAVNTIRTLAIDAVEKANSGHPGMPMGAAPMAYTLWSQFMNHNPSNPEWFNRDRFVLSAGHGSALLYSMLHLFGYDVTMDDLKSFRQWGSNTPGHPEYGETPGVDATTGPLGQGLAMATGMAMAERHLAATYNRDDFNIIDHYTYSICGDGDLMEGVSSESASLAAHLKLGRLIVMYDSNDISLDGDLDQSFSENVQQRYEAYGWQVIRVEDGNDMAAIADALKQAKSNSEQPTLIEVKTTIGYGSPNKGGKNTSHGAPLGKDEISLVKENYKWTFDEDFYIPEEVKGQFADFKEAGSKKEQEWNELFEKYEAQYPELAKQLTAALNNELPEGWDSEIPSYERGTSTASRAASGEVLNAIAKNNKQIFGGSADLASSNKTMLKDEQDFSPADYSGRNIWFGVREFGMAAAMNGIALHKGLRIFGATFFVFSDYLRPALRLSALMGVPVTYVFTHDSVAVGEDGPTHEPVEQLASLRAMPGLSVIRPADGNETAAAWKLSVESTDQPTALVLSRQNLPVVTDSHEQAYEGVKRGAYVVAGGDNAEAILLASGSEVGLAVEAQELLEKDGISASVVSMPSWDRFDKQSADYKQSILPDNVTARLGIEMGVSFGWDKYVGQKGDILAIDRFGASAPGDTVIKEFGFTAENVVNKVKAMLSR, from the coding sequence ATGACAACGACTCAAATGGATTCACTTGCGGTTAACACGATTCGTACGCTAGCAATCGATGCGGTTGAGAAAGCAAACTCAGGGCATCCTGGTATGCCGATGGGAGCTGCACCTATGGCTTACACGCTATGGAGTCAGTTCATGAATCACAATCCATCTAACCCAGAATGGTTTAACCGTGATCGCTTTGTTCTTTCTGCAGGACATGGTTCAGCTCTTCTATACAGCATGCTACATTTGTTCGGCTATGACGTAACAATGGATGATCTAAAATCTTTCCGCCAATGGGGAAGCAATACTCCAGGACATCCTGAATATGGTGAAACTCCAGGAGTTGATGCAACGACAGGTCCGCTCGGACAAGGACTTGCAATGGCAACAGGAATGGCAATGGCTGAACGTCATTTAGCTGCAACTTATAACCGCGATGACTTTAATATTATTGATCATTATACTTACAGCATTTGTGGTGATGGTGACTTAATGGAAGGTGTATCTTCAGAATCAGCCTCACTTGCAGCACACTTAAAGTTGGGACGTCTTATTGTGATGTACGATTCCAATGATATCTCTCTAGATGGTGATCTTGATCAGTCCTTCTCAGAGAACGTCCAACAGCGTTATGAAGCTTACGGCTGGCAGGTAATCCGAGTTGAAGATGGCAATGATATGGCTGCTATTGCTGATGCTCTTAAGCAAGCGAAAAGTAATAGTGAACAACCAACATTGATTGAAGTGAAAACTACAATTGGGTATGGTTCACCTAATAAAGGTGGCAAAAACACCTCCCATGGTGCACCATTAGGTAAAGATGAAATTTCACTTGTTAAAGAAAATTACAAGTGGACATTCGATGAAGATTTCTATATTCCTGAAGAAGTGAAAGGCCAATTTGCTGATTTTAAAGAAGCTGGAAGCAAGAAAGAACAGGAATGGAATGAGCTTTTCGAAAAATATGAAGCACAATATCCTGAGCTTGCTAAGCAATTAACGGCAGCTCTAAATAACGAACTTCCTGAAGGCTGGGACAGCGAAATTCCTTCTTATGAAAGAGGAACGAGTACAGCATCTCGTGCAGCATCTGGAGAAGTTCTAAATGCAATTGCCAAAAACAACAAGCAAATCTTCGGTGGATCTGCTGACCTTGCATCTTCTAACAAAACAATGTTAAAGGACGAACAGGACTTCTCACCGGCGGATTACAGCGGACGCAACATCTGGTTCGGAGTTCGTGAATTCGGAATGGCTGCAGCTATGAACGGCATCGCCCTTCATAAAGGTCTTCGAATCTTTGGTGCGACATTCTTCGTATTCTCTGACTATCTCCGTCCAGCTCTACGTCTTTCTGCTCTAATGGGAGTACCGGTAACTTATGTATTCACTCATGATAGCGTAGCTGTAGGGGAAGATGGCCCAACTCATGAACCGGTTGAACAGCTTGCGTCTCTTCGTGCAATGCCTGGTCTATCTGTTATTCGACCAGCTGATGGGAATGAAACAGCGGCAGCATGGAAGCTTTCTGTAGAATCAACTGACCAACCTACAGCCCTTGTGCTTTCTCGTCAGAACCTTCCAGTTGTGACAGATTCACATGAACAAGCTTACGAAGGTGTTAAACGTGGTGCATACGTAGTTGCAGGCGGAGATAACGCTGAAGCAATCCTACTAGCATCTGGATCTGAAGTGGGTCTTGCTGTTGAAGCACAGGAGCTTCTTGAAAAAGACGGTATCTCTGCTTCGGTTGTCAGCATGCCAAGCTGGGATCGCTTTGACAAGCAGTCAGCTGATTATAAACAAAGCATATTGCCTGACAATGTAACAGCTCGTCTTGGTATTGAAATGGGCGTATCATTCGGCTGGGATAAATACGTTGGTCAAAAAGGTGACATTCTTGCGATTGATCGTTTCGGAGCTTCGGCACCTGGTGATACAGTTATAAAAGAATTCGGCTTTACAGCAGAAAACGTTGTAAATAAAGTAAAAGCAATGCTATCAAGGTAA
- a CDS encoding amino acid ABC transporter ATP-binding protein, protein MSIIQVKDLKKSFGDLEVLRNINTEVKEKEVVCVVGPSGSGKSTFLRCLNKLEEITGGSVVVNGHDIANPKTNINKVRQDVGMVFQHFNLFPHKTVLENITLAPLKVKGDGKSNSVKKAQNLLEKVGLKEKANSYPGELSGGQKQRVAIARALAMEPSVMLFDEPTSALDPEMIGEVLEVMKQLAKEGMTMVVVTHEMGFAREVGDRVIFMDGGYIVEENVPEELFSNPQNERTKAFLSKIL, encoded by the coding sequence ATGAGCATTATTCAAGTTAAAGATTTAAAGAAATCATTTGGTGATTTAGAAGTTCTAAGAAATATCAACACAGAAGTAAAGGAAAAAGAAGTGGTTTGTGTAGTTGGTCCTTCAGGATCAGGCAAAAGTACGTTTCTTCGTTGTCTGAATAAATTAGAGGAGATTACAGGAGGCAGCGTCGTCGTCAATGGGCACGATATTGCCAACCCTAAAACCAACATAAATAAGGTTCGTCAGGATGTTGGAATGGTCTTTCAGCATTTTAACCTTTTTCCACATAAAACAGTGCTTGAAAATATTACCCTTGCACCTCTAAAAGTAAAAGGTGATGGTAAGAGCAATTCAGTCAAAAAAGCGCAAAACTTGCTTGAAAAGGTTGGTCTTAAAGAAAAAGCTAACAGCTATCCAGGTGAGCTTTCCGGTGGTCAAAAACAGCGTGTAGCTATTGCGAGAGCTCTTGCCATGGAACCGAGTGTCATGCTGTTCGATGAGCCCACTTCTGCACTTGATCCAGAAATGATTGGTGAAGTTCTTGAAGTCATGAAACAGCTCGCGAAAGAAGGCATGACGATGGTCGTCGTGACACATGAAATGGGCTTTGCTCGTGAAGTTGGTGACCGTGTTATCTTCATGGATGGCGGTTACATTGTTGAAGAGAATGTTCCTGAAGAGCTATTCTCAAACCCTCAAAATGAACGCACTAAAGCTTTTTTAAGCAAAATTCTATAA
- a CDS encoding GbsR/MarR family transcriptional regulator — MYSLQDSRVENARERVIDSISKNMDIYSVTPSVGRLYGAMFFEKGPMTLDDMKDKLQMSKTSMSTGVRTLIDLNMVEKVWKKGERKDLYEVKSDWYQTFTDFFCIHWRKGIEMNRDACKESIAELLAVLEEEVVHEERKVVEDDLDKMSYALGYYEWLNQVVDLFESRKIFDVIDNEEKL, encoded by the coding sequence GTGTATAGTTTGCAGGATAGTAGAGTTGAGAATGCTAGAGAGCGAGTCATCGACTCCATCTCTAAAAACATGGACATTTATAGTGTAACGCCTTCTGTAGGAAGGTTATATGGTGCAATGTTTTTTGAAAAAGGCCCAATGACTCTTGATGATATGAAAGATAAGCTTCAAATGAGCAAGACTAGTATGTCGACTGGTGTCCGGACTTTAATTGACCTAAATATGGTGGAGAAAGTATGGAAAAAAGGTGAGCGTAAAGATCTTTACGAGGTAAAATCAGATTGGTATCAAACATTTACAGACTTCTTTTGTATTCACTGGCGTAAAGGAATTGAAATGAATCGGGATGCATGCAAAGAGTCCATTGCTGAGCTTTTGGCAGTGCTGGAAGAAGAAGTAGTACATGAGGAAAGAAAAGTAGTGGAAGATGATTTAGATAAAATGTCATACGCGCTCGGATATTATGAATGGCTAAATCAAGTTGTTGATTTATTTGAATCAAGGAAAATATTTGATGTCATTGATAACGAAGAAAAATTGTGA
- the proV gene encoding glycine betaine/L-proline ABC transporter ATP-binding protein ProV, which yields MEKAKITVKDVTKVFGKSPKQAVKLLDQGKSKSDILKESGMTVGVNRASFDVYPGEIFVIMGLSGSGKSTLVRLLNRLIEPTSGQVLIDDEDIVRMKPEQLREVRRKKLSMVFQRFALFPHRTVLQNTEYGLEVQNIGKENRAKKAQESLELVGLKGYEHSYPSELSGGMQQRVGLARALANDPDVLLMDEAFSALDPLIRKDMQDELLELQEKMEKTIVFITHDLDEALRIGDRIALMKDGSIVQIGSPEEIMTNPANDYVERFVEDVDLSKVLTASHVMKRAETLRADRGPRVALQLMRDQKLSSLYIIDKKQKLLGAITADDAAKAIEAKKEIDDILITDLPSVTPDTLLTDMFVKMASSSLPLPVVDEADKFRGIIVRGAVIGALAGNETESTKGEVS from the coding sequence ATGGAGAAAGCCAAAATTACTGTAAAAGATGTAACAAAAGTATTTGGCAAATCGCCCAAACAAGCAGTTAAGCTGCTAGATCAGGGCAAATCAAAAAGTGACATTCTAAAAGAATCAGGAATGACCGTGGGTGTTAATCGTGCAAGCTTCGACGTTTATCCCGGTGAAATCTTTGTCATCATGGGGCTTTCAGGAAGTGGTAAATCTACACTTGTTCGATTGCTCAATCGATTAATTGAACCAACATCTGGTCAAGTTCTTATTGATGACGAAGATATCGTCAGGATGAAACCTGAACAGCTTCGAGAAGTTAGACGAAAGAAGCTCAGTATGGTATTTCAGCGCTTTGCCCTCTTCCCACACCGTACCGTACTTCAAAATACGGAATACGGACTTGAGGTGCAAAACATCGGAAAAGAAAATCGTGCGAAGAAAGCACAGGAGTCGCTCGAACTCGTTGGATTAAAAGGATATGAACATAGCTATCCATCTGAACTAAGTGGCGGAATGCAACAACGTGTAGGTCTAGCACGTGCACTTGCAAATGACCCTGATGTCCTTTTGATGGACGAAGCATTCAGTGCGCTTGACCCCCTTATTAGAAAAGATATGCAGGATGAATTACTTGAGCTTCAAGAAAAAATGGAAAAAACCATTGTGTTTATTACACATGATCTTGATGAAGCTCTTCGTATCGGAGATCGTATTGCCTTAATGAAAGACGGTTCAATCGTCCAAATTGGATCTCCAGAAGAAATTATGACGAATCCCGCAAATGATTACGTGGAACGTTTCGTCGAAGATGTAGATCTATCAAAGGTATTAACTGCCTCTCATGTTATGAAACGCGCAGAAACCTTACGAGCAGATCGCGGACCTAGAGTTGCGCTGCAGCTCATGAGAGATCAGAAACTTTCAAGTCTCTATATTATTGATAAGAAGCAGAAGCTTTTAGGAGCCATAACAGCTGACGATGCGGCGAAAGCAATTGAAGCAAAAAAAGAAATAGACGACATTTTAATCACAGATCTTCCTTCGGTAACACCAGATACCTTATTAACAGATATGTTTGTGAAGATGGCAAGCTCTTCTCTTCCTCTTCCTGTCGTGGATGAAGCCGATAAATTTAGAGGCATCATTGTTCGCGGTGCAGTTATCGGAGCACTAGCAGGCAACGAGACTGAATCGACGAAAGGCGAGGTGAGCTAA
- the choW gene encoding choline ABC transporter permease subunit, translated as MQLFPKIPLADWVDSFVDMLTDNLEPVFDGITSGIDWFVEGIVSILGFPPALVLIAIFTILAWWSSRWPVGVFTLLGLLLIDNLGYWEPTIETLALVLTSVIISIVLGVPLGIWASQSDRVRGIITPILDFMQTMPAFVYLIPAILFFGIGMVPGIIASVIFAMPPTIRLTNLGIRQVPEDLIEASNAFGSTTKQKLFKIQLPLATPTIMAGINQSIMLSLSMVVIASLVGAPGLGADVYRAVTQIKVGIGFEAGLAIVILAIMLDRISQNIGKTKN; from the coding sequence ATGCAACTTTTCCCCAAAATTCCACTAGCTGACTGGGTTGATAGCTTTGTAGACATGTTAACAGATAACCTTGAACCTGTTTTTGACGGGATTACATCAGGGATTGATTGGTTCGTAGAAGGAATCGTTTCCATATTAGGGTTTCCTCCAGCATTAGTACTTATCGCCATCTTTACGATACTTGCATGGTGGTCAAGCCGCTGGCCGGTTGGGGTTTTCACCTTACTGGGGCTCTTATTAATCGATAACCTGGGTTACTGGGAACCAACAATTGAAACGCTTGCCCTTGTTTTAACATCAGTGATTATATCCATTGTTCTCGGCGTACCACTCGGTATCTGGGCATCACAAAGTGATCGTGTTAGAGGGATTATCACCCCAATTTTAGATTTCATGCAGACGATGCCTGCATTTGTCTACTTGATTCCAGCTATTCTATTCTTTGGAATCGGAATGGTGCCTGGAATCATTGCATCTGTTATTTTCGCGATGCCTCCTACAATTCGTTTAACGAATCTCGGAATTCGTCAGGTGCCTGAAGATCTGATTGAAGCTTCAAATGCTTTTGGATCCACAACGAAACAGAAGTTGTTTAAAATTCAGCTCCCACTCGCAACTCCGACGATCATGGCGGGAATCAATCAGAGCATAATGCTTTCTCTATCAATGGTTGTAATTGCATCTCTAGTTGGAGCGCCAGGACTCGGTGCGGATGTTTACCGAGCTGTAACGCAAATTAAAGTTGGTATTGGTTTTGAAGCTGGTCTTGCTATTGTTATTCTAGCGATTATGCTTGACCGGATTTCTCAAAATATAGGTAAAACAAAAAACTAA
- a CDS encoding glycine betaine ABC transporter substrate-binding protein, with protein MFNFKKGLTGLALFLSLTLILAACGGNNSSDSSDSSEGSGSTAIGEEMDYEIVGIEPGAGIMKATTSAFEEYDSLAGWELIESSSAAMAAELGKAIEDEEPIIVTGWTPHWMFAKYDLKYLEDPKGLYGGEENIETFARQGLKEEQPSAHTILDQFHWTPEDMSSVMVEIHDGAKPEEAAQNWVKENSDKVEEWTNGAEEVNGEEISLAYVAWDSEIASTNVVAKVLESMGYTVELTQLDAASMFIAVSEGDADAMVAGWLPITHADLLDEYGDTMEHLGPNLEGAKTGLVVPSYVEADSIEDLKPAE; from the coding sequence ATGTTTAATTTTAAAAAAGGATTAACAGGACTTGCACTATTCTTGTCACTCACCTTGATTCTTGCTGCTTGCGGCGGAAACAATAGCAGTGACAGTAGTGACAGCAGCGAAGGCTCAGGTAGCACAGCAATTGGTGAAGAAATGGATTATGAAATCGTTGGTATTGAGCCAGGAGCCGGAATTATGAAGGCAACAACATCTGCATTCGAAGAGTACGATAGCCTTGCAGGATGGGAACTTATCGAATCATCATCAGCTGCAATGGCTGCAGAGCTTGGTAAGGCAATTGAAGACGAGGAACCAATTATTGTTACAGGATGGACACCACACTGGATGTTCGCGAAATATGATCTTAAATATCTAGAAGATCCTAAAGGCCTCTATGGGGGAGAAGAAAACATTGAAACATTCGCACGTCAGGGTCTGAAAGAAGAGCAACCTTCTGCTCATACCATTCTTGACCAGTTCCACTGGACTCCAGAAGATATGAGTTCTGTAATGGTTGAAATTCATGATGGTGCTAAGCCTGAAGAAGCAGCTCAAAACTGGGTTAAAGAAAACTCGGATAAGGTAGAAGAATGGACGAATGGTGCTGAAGAAGTAAACGGGGAAGAAATTTCACTAGCTTACGTTGCATGGGATTCTGAAATAGCAAGTACCAACGTTGTAGCTAAAGTTCTTGAAAGCATGGGATACACAGTAGAACTCACACAACTTGATGCAGCTTCTATGTTTATCGCTGTATCAGAAGGTGATGCTGATGCAATGGTTGCTGGATGGCTTCCAATCACTCACGCTGACCTTCTAGACGAGTACGGTGACACAATGGAGCATCTTGGACCAAACCTTGAAGGTGCAAAAACCGGCCTTGTCGTTCCATCTTATGTAGAAGCAGACTCTATTGAAGATTTAAAGCCTGCTGAATAA
- a CDS encoding glycine betaine ABC transporter substrate-binding protein gives MKRVTMLLLGFVMVLSACGGGSSGSEESDPIVISGKPWTEQYILPHLLAEYIKANSDYEVEVDAGIGEVNILQQALIDGDIDMYVEYTGTGLEAVLKESADPDANADEIFERVKKGYKDEYNLVWLEPLGFENGYTLAMTPETNEELKAETFSDIVPASSEMVFGAPHTFYEREDGYDAMVEAYGFNFKDEVSLDPNIMYDALNEGEVDVIPAFTTDGRIARYNLATTKDDKQFFPPYYAAPVVRQEVLDSHPELEEVVNEFAGSISEEEMSEMNAKVDMDGEEPEDVAVEFLKEKGLID, from the coding sequence TTGAAGAGAGTTACGATGCTTTTGCTCGGATTTGTGATGGTGCTTTCTGCATGTGGAGGAGGCAGTAGTGGGAGTGAGGAAAGTGATCCTATCGTTATTTCAGGGAAACCATGGACAGAACAATATATCCTACCACATCTTCTTGCAGAATACATAAAAGCAAACAGTGATTATGAAGTTGAAGTAGATGCGGGTATTGGCGAAGTGAATATTCTTCAACAGGCACTGATTGATGGCGACATTGATATGTATGTTGAATATACAGGTACTGGTCTTGAAGCTGTATTAAAAGAAAGCGCTGATCCAGATGCAAACGCAGATGAAATTTTTGAACGTGTAAAAAAAGGATACAAGGATGAATATAACCTTGTTTGGCTTGAGCCACTTGGATTTGAAAATGGATATACGCTTGCAATGACGCCGGAAACGAATGAGGAGTTAAAAGCAGAGACCTTCTCCGATATTGTCCCAGCATCAAGTGAAATGGTGTTTGGTGCACCCCATACATTTTATGAGCGTGAGGATGGTTATGATGCAATGGTGGAAGCCTATGGATTTAACTTTAAGGATGAAGTGAGTCTTGATCCTAACATTATGTACGATGCCCTGAATGAGGGGGAAGTAGATGTTATCCCTGCGTTTACAACAGATGGTCGCATTGCACGTTATAACCTTGCTACAACGAAGGACGACAAGCAGTTCTTCCCACCATATTATGCCGCTCCAGTTGTACGACAAGAAGTTCTTGACTCACATCCAGAGCTTGAAGAGGTCGTAAATGAATTTGCTGGCAGTATTTCAGAAGAAGAAATGTCTGAGATGAATGCAAAAGTTGATATGGATGGCGAGGAGCCAGAAGATGTAGCAGTTGAATTCTTGAAAGAAAAAGGACTTATTGACTAA
- a CDS encoding ABC transporter permease has translation MNNENFFVLFIETVQSRWDDIFVALQEHLFLSLISIVIAILISVPLGIFISRRKKLAEPFIAVASIFQTVPSLALFGFLIPFLGIGNVTAIIALTVYALLPILRNTYTGITSVDQSSIEAGRGMGMTNMQILTKIEVPLSLPVIMAGVRTATVLTIGVATLATFVGAGGLGDIIYRGLTSNKDELVLAGALPATVLALTFDLILKLLENAATPKGVKVKK, from the coding sequence ATGAATAATGAAAACTTTTTCGTCCTGTTTATTGAAACAGTGCAAAGCAGGTGGGATGATATTTTTGTTGCGCTTCAAGAGCACCTTTTCCTTTCGTTAATATCTATTGTGATTGCCATATTGATATCTGTTCCGCTTGGTATTTTTATATCACGAAGAAAGAAACTGGCAGAACCATTCATTGCTGTGGCTTCTATTTTTCAAACTGTTCCAAGCCTTGCCTTATTCGGTTTCTTAATACCTTTTCTCGGAATCGGAAATGTGACGGCTATTATCGCTTTAACTGTATATGCACTTCTGCCAATCTTGAGAAACACCTATACTGGCATTACTTCTGTTGATCAATCTTCTATTGAAGCAGGAAGAGGGATGGGGATGACCAACATGCAAATTCTTACGAAAATTGAAGTGCCGCTCTCCCTTCCGGTCATTATGGCTGGAGTACGAACTGCCACCGTTTTAACAATTGGTGTAGCAACCCTTGCTACGTTTGTTGGAGCTGGAGGTCTTGGTGATATCATCTATAGAGGTCTTACATCTAATAAAGACGAACTGGTCCTAGCGGGTGCACTTCCAGCAACCGTTCTAGCACTTACATTTGATTTAATTCTTAAACTGTTAGAAAATGCAGCAACTCCTAAGGGAGTTAAAGTAAAAAAATAA